The following proteins are encoded in a genomic region of Tenebrio molitor chromosome 7, icTenMoli1.1, whole genome shotgun sequence:
- the LOC138135940 gene encoding solute carrier family 25 member 32-like yields the protein MSLGAEMASHGLKNNVSFFSHVKYEHFIAGISGGVTSTLILHPLDVIKIRFAVNDGKFTATPKYTGIWNAFTTIFRQEGFYGLYRGVTPNVWGAGSSWGLYFLFYSTLKNWIQKGNANTALGPGQHLLAASEAGVVTLFITNPLWVVKTRLVLQYGSGGSSQQYKGMIDALIKIYHQEGIRGYYKGLIPGIFGVSHGAVQFMVYEELKNAHNNYYNLPISTKLTTMQYLAFAALSKIVAAGTTYPYQVVRARLQNQHYSYKGSLHCITQTWKFEGWRGFYKGLGTNLLRVTPATMITFLTYENVSHFLMKHSKENTVR from the coding sequence ATGAGTCTCGGGGCTGAAATGGCCTCCCACGGCCTTAAAAATAACGTGAGTTTTTTCAGTCACGTCAAATATGAACACTTTATAGCCGGTATAAGTGGCGGTGTAACTTCTACTTTAATACTGCACCCCCTTGACGTGATCAAGATCCGCTTCGCCGTCAATGATGGGAAATTTACTGCGACACCGAAATACACAGGAATATGGAATGCATTCACTACGATATTCCGTCAGGAAGGCTTCTACGGTTTGTATCGCGGTGTAACTCCCAACGTTTGGGGAGCTGGAAGTTCGTGGGGGTTATATTTCCTATTTTATTCTACTCTCAAAAATTGGATACAAAAAGGCAATGCGAACACGGCTCTGGGACCGGGTCAACATCTCTTGGCAGCTTCTGAAGCTGGGGTGGTAacgttatttataacaaaccCCTTGTGGGTTGTCAAGACTAGACTAGTTCTACAATATGGATCAGGAGGATCAAGTCAACAATACAAGGGGATGATCGACgctttgattaaaatttatcaTCAAGAGGGGATAAGGGGGTACTACAAGGGACTAATTCCTGGGATTTTTGGAGTATCGCACGGCGCCGTCCAGTTTATGGTATATGAAGAATTGAAAAACGCCCACAACAACTACTACAACTTGCCAATATCCACGAAATTGACCACAATGCAATATCTTGCATTTGCtgcattgtcaaaaattgtgGCAGCTGGAACAACTTATCCATATCAAGTTGTTAGAGCCAGGTTACAAAATCAACACTATTCTTATAAAGGATCATTACACTGTATCACAcaaacatggaaatttgaagGGTGGAGAGGTTTTTATAAGGGCTTAGGTACTAATTTGTTGCGTGTTACACCTGCTACAATGATCACATTTTTGACTTATGAAAATGTATCCcactttttaatgaaacatagCAAAGAAAACACAGTTAGATAA